A region of Rhodamnia argentea isolate NSW1041297 chromosome 9, ASM2092103v1, whole genome shotgun sequence DNA encodes the following proteins:
- the LOC115729162 gene encoding cyclin-B2-3-like: protein MCIKPNYIARLKLDFDEKLRAYIVEWLIEAHKVFEFPTDALYLAINLFDRFLAVHPVEKKKVSLVGVTALQLAVKYAGTRGSIPCADLFSDLAFTSCPVEEISCSVQEIIQMEDLILNTLECELSIPTPSTFMWKFLKETQSDDKIKHLSFFFIDLCLVQCEMLKFRPSILAATAIYAAHATFKGCKPCSKIYERLTGCSAHHILECSRLMVTSHQKARSVKSVYKKYHTRRFDCVARAEPARLLLKTKFSLSYVLKLTCLFKFCVLRDL, encoded by the exons ATGTGCATAAAACCCAATTACATCGCCAGACTGAAGCTCGATTTTGATGAGAAGTTGAGAGCGTATATTGTCGAGTGGTTGATTGAG GCACACAAGGTGTTCGAGTTCCCAACTGACGCTCTATATCTCGCCATCAATCTTTTCGACCGATTCTTGGCTGTTCATCcggtggaaaagaagaaagtgagttTGGTTGGAGTAACTGCCCTGCAATTGGCTGTTAAGTATGCTGGAACAAGAGGATCGATACCTTGTGCCGATTTATTTTCTGACTTAGCGTTTACTTCCTGCCCTGTGGAGGAGATCTCGTGCTCCGTACAGGAGATTATACAAATG GAGGACTTGATCTTGAACACCTTAGAATGTGAATTGTCAATTCCAACTCCGTCCACCTTCATGTGGAAGTTCCTCAAGGAAACTCAATCTGATGATAAG ATCAAGCACTTGTCCTTTTTCTTCATTGATCTCTGCCTAGTTCAGTGTGAAATGCTCAAGTTTCGCCCTTCAATATTGGCTGCCACTGCAATTTACGCCGCACATGCCACTTTTAAAGGGTGTAAGCCGTGCAGTAAAATCTATGAGCGGTTGACTGGTTGTAGTGCCCACCATATCTT GGAATGCTCGAGACTGATGGTGACTTCCCATCAAAAGGCAAGGAGTGTCAAGAGTGTCTATAAGAAGTACCACACGAGGAGATTCGACTGTGTAGCTAGAGCTGAACCAGCTCGTTTACTTTTGAAGACCAAGTTTAGCTTGTCCTATGTCCTCAAGCTTACCTGTTTGTTCAAATTTTGTGTCCTGAGAGACCTCTAA